The candidate division WOR-3 bacterium genome contains a region encoding:
- a CDS encoding PTS sugar transporter subunit IIA encodes MELKISNFLKPEAVIMEMNATEKLAAIRELVEFMVDKNIARNREQLFEALAKRENLESTGIGDGIAIPHARTDSVDDLVLVFARSSAGIDFSSIDGKPSHIIFLIASPENKKSEYIIALAKLSRLLRKLPVREQLKNASNPQEVLNIIKNNEE; translated from the coding sequence ATGGAATTAAAAATTTCAAACTTTCTCAAACCTGAGGCAGTCATTATGGAAATGAATGCCACAGAAAAATTGGCAGCGATAAGAGAGCTGGTTGAATTTATGGTTGATAAAAATATCGCCCGCAACCGTGAACAATTATTTGAAGCGCTGGCAAAGAGAGAAAATCTTGAATCTACGGGAATTGGAGATGGCATCGCAATTCCCCATGCACGTACTGACTCAGTAGACGACCTCGTTCTTGTCTTTGCACGCTCCTCAGCTGGTATTGACTTTTCATCTATTGATGGGAAACCATCTCACATAATTTTTTTAATAGCCTCCCCCGAGAATAAAAAATCAGAATACATAATTGCGCTGGCGAAACTATCCAGACTTTTAAGGAAACTGCCCGTAAGAGAACAATTGAAAAATGCCAGCAATCCACAGGAGGTTCTTAATATAATTAAAAATAACGAAGAATAG
- a CDS encoding DUF2089 family protein gives MIKKIKNCPLCGGEMVISELRCKKCDLRVKKDLSPCEFCQLPEEDYEFLKIFLRTEGKITDIEKILGVSYPTIKSKIDHLLNSLNLKPYEEPIDPIDGIAKGKLTVDEAIAILKSRKKGGAK, from the coding sequence ATGATTAAAAAAATTAAAAACTGTCCACTTTGTGGTGGAGAAATGGTTATAAGTGAACTTAGGTGTAAAAAATGTGATTTAAGGGTGAAAAAAGATCTTTCGCCTTGCGAATTCTGCCAATTACCCGAAGAAGATTATGAATTCTTGAAAATATTCTTAAGGACTGAAGGAAAGATAACAGATATTGAGAAGATATTGGGTGTTTCATATCCTACTATAAAATCAAAGATCGACCACTTATTGAATAGTTTGAATCTAAAACCCTACGAAGAACCTATTGACCCTATAGATGGTATTGCAAAAGGGAAATTGACCGTGGATGAGGCAATTGCTATTTTGAAGAGTAGGAAAAAAGGAGGTGCAAAATAA
- a CDS encoding DUF4097 family beta strand repeat-containing protein → MKILKLLEEGKITAEEAARLLEAVRDSESKKKRNFFWEGMGSFSDIMSDMMGAIFSTSFKNHSTSEKIEIPGKKKLEFKGISGDLEIKGNDINNFIIEKDGIVRIYEENDVLLIKTISGDIKIDAPRNINVEIKGVSGDLIVENINGRIEILSVSGNIVGKGLSGRFVGEFVSGDVELEYQNVDGIVIKARSGDVVLKISDKTEAEIEISSMNGDIHCDFPLKDTIKKNNFLKGILNSPKAKILIDNRYGDVRIEKKI, encoded by the coding sequence ATGAAGATATTGAAGCTCCTTGAAGAGGGTAAGATAACGGCGGAAGAGGCAGCAAGGCTTCTTGAAGCAGTCAGGGATTCTGAATCAAAGAAAAAACGCAATTTTTTCTGGGAGGGAATGGGTTCATTCTCTGATATTATGTCGGATATGATGGGTGCGATTTTCAGTACTTCTTTTAAAAATCACTCTACATCAGAGAAAATAGAAATTCCAGGGAAGAAAAAACTTGAATTTAAAGGAATAAGCGGTGATCTTGAGATAAAGGGAAATGACATTAATAATTTTATCATAGAAAAGGATGGTATAGTCAGAATATATGAAGAGAATGATGTATTATTGATAAAAACAATTAGCGGCGACATAAAAATAGATGCGCCAAGGAATATTAATGTTGAAATAAAGGGTGTATCAGGAGATTTGATAGTGGAGAATATAAATGGTAGGATTGAAATTCTTTCAGTATCAGGAAATATTGTCGGCAAAGGATTGAGCGGTCGTTTTGTCGGTGAATTTGTTTCAGGCGATGTTGAACTTGAATATCAAAATGTGGATGGAATAGTGATAAAAGCGCGTTCCGGTGATGTGGTTTTAAAAATTAGCGATAAGACCGAAGCAGAGATTGAAATATCAAGTATGAATGGAGATATACATTGTGATTTTCCGTTGAAAGATACAATTAAGAAAAATAATTTTCTCAAAGGAATTTTAAACTCTCCTAAGGCTAAGATTTTGATAGATAACCGCTATGGTGATGTAAGGATAGAAAAGAAGATTTGA
- a CDS encoding prohibitin family protein, which produces MFILGLMLIIGLFVFRSLYKVKGEDRRIDNILKIRNYVTWGAGIIGGLLIFFSLLRIVPPGSVGVQILFGRVLTKATLSEGLNIVNPFVDLHIMSIRTQAYTMSIAYEEGQIKGDDAITALTRDGLEVKMDLTVWYHLNPEEAGNVFQKIGADYVEKIVRPAARTAIRNTTSKYQAIEIYAEKRQDLESEIERQLAEDFNKRGIVLERVLLRNISLPAKVKNAIEAKLEAEQEAQKMEFVLLKEKKEAERKKIEATGIAEAQQIIAQSLVGDRGRAYLSWKYLENLQHLYTSPNNTIVIAPYDKNFIPLLQIGK; this is translated from the coding sequence ATGTTTATTCTTGGCTTAATGCTCATTATTGGTCTTTTTGTTTTCCGTTCTTTATATAAAGTAAAAGGTGAGGACCGAAGGATTGATAATATATTGAAGATACGGAACTATGTAACCTGGGGAGCGGGTATCATTGGAGGTCTGTTGATATTCTTTTCTTTACTTAGGATTGTTCCACCAGGTTCAGTGGGTGTTCAGATACTATTCGGTAGAGTTTTGACAAAGGCGACGCTTTCCGAGGGTTTGAATATAGTTAATCCCTTTGTCGACCTGCATATTATGAGTATAAGAACACAGGCATATACCATGTCTATCGCATACGAAGAGGGGCAGATTAAAGGTGATGATGCAATAACTGCATTAACAAGAGATGGGCTGGAAGTGAAGATGGATTTGACAGTCTGGTATCATTTAAACCCTGAAGAAGCAGGTAATGTATTCCAGAAAATAGGTGCTGATTATGTTGAAAAGATAGTTCGCCCAGCAGCAAGGACTGCAATAAGGAATACGACTTCAAAATATCAGGCAATAGAGATATATGCGGAAAAAAGGCAGGATCTTGAATCTGAGATTGAAAGACAACTTGCAGAGGATTTTAATAAAAGAGGTATTGTTCTTGAGAGGGTTTTATTGAGAAACATCAGTCTTCCAGCAAAGGTGAAGAATGCAATTGAAGCGAAACTTGAGGCAGAACAGGAAGCCCAAAAAATGGAGTTTGTATTATTAAAAGAAAAAAAAGAAGCGGAGAGAAAGAAAATCGAAGCTACCGGCATTGCCGAAGCCCAGCAAATAATTGCTCAGTCTCTGGTTGGTGACCGGGGGCGGGCATACCTTTCCTGGAAATACCTTGAGAACCTACAGCACCTTTATACTTCACCCAATAATACTATTGTTATTGCCCCTTATGATAAAAATTTCATCCCACTCCTACAGATAGGTAAGTAA
- a CDS encoding DUF5668 domain-containing protein, which yields MGCGLFWALFLIIIGVWIWASNYGFRFSFYRDWPIIFVIIGLMVLLRILRRRR from the coding sequence ATGGGTTGTGGATTATTCTGGGCGTTATTTTTAATCATTATCGGAGTCTGGATTTGGGCTTCTAATTATGGTTTCCGTTTTTCATTTTATCGTGATTGGCCAATAATATTCGTTATCATTGGACTTATGGTTCTGTTAAGAATTTTGCGTCGTCGCAGGTAG
- the dacB gene encoding D-alanyl-D-alanine carboxypeptidase/D-alanyl-D-alanine-endopeptidase, whose protein sequence is MLNLLILSILSIDTIINVPELKNAHYGIIILDLNKDSIIYNYNGEKLLVPASNMKIITTAASLYFLGKEFRYKTCLYLRGTIKDKKLYGDIILQGRGDPYFSLENLERFVNKIKSLGIIEINGGIIIIDDYFTDERLPAGWSWHYLDAKYAPEISALSFNKNVVSVRLRPTNVGELANVYIYPATGYIKLINRMTTTANSENIIIYRKPEENTIVVDGFINIKNARDINVAVKDPAMFVGEYFKERLIASNIKISNPVSRIKTYELFLNQTQPLLIDSILSPALSEIIKETNTESENLYAEILLKTLGAFRYKEGSFNSGLNAVKEFLNVCGVDTQNISIWDGSGLSKNNLVSPAALIAVLKFMYNSYLFEDFYNSLPEPGKGTLKARFNGFSDTLRAKTGAIQATSCLSGYLKIINGQDYAFSMLFNNFTCPTRKITQIQEKIIRSFVEEVHKLKVDDTGLLNPMEVIKQ, encoded by the coding sequence ATGCTTAACCTTCTTATATTAAGCATTCTTTCTATTGACACAATCATCAATGTGCCAGAATTGAAAAATGCCCATTATGGAATCATCATTTTAGATTTAAATAAAGACAGTATTATCTACAATTACAATGGAGAAAAGTTGCTGGTGCCTGCATCAAATATGAAAATTATTACGACTGCTGCATCATTATATTTTCTTGGCAAAGAATTCCGATATAAAACCTGCCTTTATCTAAGAGGTACAATAAAAGATAAAAAATTGTATGGAGATATTATCTTACAAGGGCGTGGTGACCCTTATTTTAGTCTTGAAAATCTTGAAAGATTTGTGAATAAAATCAAATCTCTTGGAATCATTGAAATAAACGGCGGGATAATTATCATTGATGATTATTTCACTGATGAACGACTCCCTGCTGGCTGGTCCTGGCATTATCTTGATGCAAAATATGCACCAGAAATAAGTGCCCTCTCATTTAACAAAAATGTTGTATCAGTAAGATTACGTCCCACAAATGTCGGAGAATTAGCAAATGTTTATATATATCCTGCCACAGGTTATATAAAATTGATCAATCGTATGACGACAACGGCAAATTCAGAAAATATAATAATTTACCGAAAGCCAGAGGAGAATACTATCGTAGTTGATGGATTTATAAACATTAAAAACGCGAGGGATATTAATGTGGCGGTTAAAGACCCAGCGATGTTCGTTGGAGAATACTTTAAAGAAAGGTTAATTGCCAGTAATATAAAAATCTCAAATCCTGTATCAAGAATTAAAACTTATGAATTGTTTTTAAACCAGACACAGCCGCTTTTAATTGATTCGATCCTCTCCCCTGCTCTATCGGAAATAATAAAAGAAACAAATACTGAAAGTGAAAATCTTTATGCTGAAATTTTATTAAAAACTCTTGGTGCATTTAGATACAAAGAAGGAAGTTTTAATTCCGGATTGAATGCGGTAAAAGAATTTCTTAATGTTTGCGGGGTTGACACACAAAATATATCTATATGGGATGGTTCAGGACTTTCAAAAAATAATCTTGTCTCACCTGCAGCATTGATTGCGGTTCTTAAATTTATGTATAATAGCTATCTCTTTGAAGATTTTTACAACTCGCTCCCCGAACCCGGAAAAGGAACGCTGAAGGCACGATTTAACGGTTTTTCCGATACACTTAGAGCAAAAACCGGTGCTATTCAAGCAACTTCTTGTTTAAGTGGGTATCTCAAAATCATCAATGGCCAAGATTATGCGTTTTCAATGCTCTTCAACAATTTTACCTGTCCGACAAGAAAAATTACACAAATCCAAGAAAAAATTATTCGTTCATTTGTTGAAGAAGTTCACAAATTAAAAGTAGATGATACAGGTCTGTTAAATCCAATGGAGGTTATAAAGCAATGA
- a CDS encoding tetratricopeptide repeat protein has translation MNEKRLATLLYADISGFTELTNKIGAEKTTDFINECFNNIDLIIHSHYGTIIRHEGDRVVAIFGFPRSYGNDSSNALWSALRIQEAMKKMRYQVDVHIGVGTGEILILGEEIYGHLFDEVSHLEEIAEKGEILVNEKCYDINKDYFLFEKSKEGFQVKEKIIPGVAFPFFFEYRSEEFEKIYNALLKIPKFIIISGDMGIGKTVFINEAINRINKNNIFNVYETTFNEQDYLIPCSAFMKIVYQISPDFTLPPGEENYKFKLFREMLSVFIQSSKTKPVIIILKNVEVIDEHSLSFLEYLKGNIQNNKITIIIEVRDKNLPIIEKIIGDIKKSVEFIELKPLPDCAILDIVAYHLKDYFITDEFKKDIVNLCRGNPYYAMEISILIKNSFPMGSELKKLPNSWRIKEITEAIVDSIPRNYLKGLCILSLINDEIDYQIILKVLPDANEFLNYCLNRGLLYYKDSKIYFNSDTLRECIGTRLTKKNRQEIHLKIADALKENANQLGSYGLVAFHLKEAGEIKDAYLFLIKWADYLEKEFSYEKCLTVYNELLDLVTTNEDEKCDILIKKINLLHMIGDRNEELKTINDLYKLAVKINNLDYQRKAMLKQAEYFESIADYDSALEILNRLNKEKQETLILERMGINYYNKNEISQALRIFNLALDSMKESDNYKLIGNILKGVGLCYWKLGDKEQALIYYSKAKTMYEKGEDKIALSRLNVNIANVYYYLNKFEQSLIYYKDALNIARKINDSLFVAQILSNIGGVHIQFGEYEEALKNFQEALEIDRRKLNRKGEAIRLSNIGHIYGVLGDIEKAFECFMQALQIDESIKNKSGMAIRYGNIATCSLQSGKYDEAVGYLKNAIEISKEIGSKEYLAYYHNLLGIVYLQVGHLNYAEEELKIALSLAREVKNPSYEIIAQSNFALLWLKRDDIKKAFQYSSWAVEKLLSIQEIEGDKEQIYYTHYKILNKINRTKEAYKFLQFSYDIVVSRAQKIKNFEYQNKFLNLPNNKEIIEEWKKIEKRG, from the coding sequence GTGAATGAAAAGAGATTGGCAACGCTTCTTTACGCTGATATCTCTGGATTTACTGAATTAACTAATAAGATTGGGGCGGAAAAAACAACTGATTTTATAAATGAGTGTTTTAATAATATTGATTTAATAATCCATAGCCATTATGGGACAATAATCAGACATGAGGGAGACAGAGTGGTTGCCATATTCGGGTTCCCGCGTTCTTATGGAAATGATTCAAGTAATGCATTATGGAGTGCCTTAAGGATTCAGGAGGCAATGAAGAAAATGCGTTATCAAGTAGATGTCCATATTGGGGTTGGAACCGGCGAGATTCTGATATTGGGAGAAGAAATATACGGACATCTATTTGATGAAGTTTCCCATCTGGAGGAAATTGCAGAAAAAGGGGAGATTCTCGTTAATGAAAAATGTTATGATATCAATAAAGATTACTTTTTGTTTGAGAAATCCAAGGAGGGTTTTCAAGTTAAGGAAAAAATTATTCCGGGTGTTGCTTTTCCTTTTTTCTTTGAATATCGGAGTGAAGAGTTTGAAAAAATTTATAACGCACTTTTAAAGATACCTAAATTTATAATCATTTCGGGCGATATGGGAATTGGGAAAACAGTTTTTATAAATGAGGCTATAAATAGAATTAACAAAAACAATATATTTAATGTATATGAAACAACTTTTAACGAACAAGATTATCTTATCCCTTGCTCAGCCTTTATGAAAATTGTATATCAGATTTCCCCAGATTTTACTCTTCCTCCGGGTGAAGAGAATTATAAATTTAAATTATTCCGGGAGATGCTAAGCGTGTTTATACAATCATCAAAAACAAAACCGGTAATAATTATTTTAAAGAATGTTGAAGTTATTGATGAACATTCGCTGAGTTTTCTTGAATATTTGAAAGGAAACATTCAAAATAACAAAATTACTATTATTATTGAAGTACGGGATAAAAATTTACCGATTATAGAGAAAATAATAGGGGATATAAAAAAAAGTGTTGAATTTATAGAACTTAAGCCATTGCCTGATTGTGCTATTTTAGATATAGTTGCTTATCATCTTAAGGATTATTTTATTACCGATGAATTTAAAAAAGATATTGTAAATTTGTGCCGTGGTAATCCTTATTATGCCATGGAAATAAGTATTTTAATTAAGAATTCATTTCCTATGGGTAGTGAATTAAAAAAATTGCCAAATTCTTGGAGAATTAAAGAAATTACTGAGGCAATTGTTGATTCAATACCGAGGAATTATTTAAAAGGATTATGTATTTTAAGTCTCATAAATGATGAAATAGATTATCAAATAATTCTAAAAGTGTTACCAGATGCAAATGAATTCTTAAATTACTGTCTTAATAGAGGGCTATTATATTACAAAGATTCAAAAATATATTTTAACTCGGATACCCTGCGTGAATGTATAGGGACACGGTTAACAAAAAAAAATCGTCAGGAAATTCATTTAAAGATTGCAGATGCATTGAAAGAGAATGCAAATCAATTGGGAAGTTATGGACTTGTTGCATTTCATTTAAAAGAAGCAGGCGAAATAAAAGATGCATATCTCTTTTTAATAAAATGGGCAGATTATCTTGAAAAAGAGTTTTCTTATGAGAAATGTTTAACGGTTTATAACGAACTTTTAGACCTGGTAACAACAAATGAAGATGAAAAATGTGATATATTAATTAAAAAAATAAATTTGCTTCATATGATTGGCGATAGAAACGAAGAATTAAAGACAATAAATGATTTGTATAAACTTGCGGTAAAAATAAATAATTTGGATTATCAACGGAAGGCAATGTTGAAACAGGCTGAATATTTTGAGTCAATCGCAGATTATGATAGTGCATTAGAAATTTTAAATAGATTGAATAAAGAAAAACAAGAAACACTGATACTTGAAAGAATGGGCATTAATTATTATAATAAGAATGAAATTTCTCAGGCTTTGAGAATTTTTAATTTGGCATTAGATTCTATGAAAGAAAGTGATAATTATAAGCTCATAGGAAATATTTTAAAGGGCGTTGGACTCTGTTACTGGAAACTTGGGGATAAAGAGCAGGCGCTTATTTATTATTCAAAAGCAAAGACAATGTACGAAAAAGGAGAGGATAAAATCGCATTGAGTAGATTGAATGTGAACATTGCTAATGTTTATTATTATTTAAACAAATTTGAACAATCCCTAATTTATTATAAAGATGCGCTTAATATTGCTCGTAAGATTAACGATTCACTTTTTGTTGCGCAGATACTTTCTAATATAGGGGGAGTCCATATCCAATTTGGTGAGTATGAAGAGGCATTAAAAAATTTTCAAGAGGCGTTAGAGATAGATCGTAGGAAATTAAATAGAAAAGGAGAGGCAATAAGATTGTCAAATATCGGGCATATTTACGGGGTATTAGGCGATATTGAGAAGGCCTTCGAATGCTTTATGCAAGCCTTACAAATTGACGAGTCGATAAAGAACAAATCTGGAATGGCAATCCGTTATGGAAATATTGCCACCTGCTCTCTACAAAGTGGTAAATATGATGAGGCAGTTGGGTATCTTAAGAACGCAATTGAAATTTCGAAAGAGATTGGCTCCAAAGAATATCTGGCATATTATCATAATCTATTAGGGATTGTGTATTTACAGGTGGGGCATTTAAATTATGCCGAGGAAGAACTTAAAATTGCACTTTCTCTGGCACGGGAAGTGAAGAATCCATCATACGAGATAATTGCACAATCCAATTTTGCACTTTTATGGTTAAAAAGAGATGATATAAAAAAGGCATTTCAATACTCAAGCTGGGCGGTTGAAAAACTTTTAAGTATACAGGAGATTGAAGGAGATAAAGAACAAATTTACTACACCCATTATAAAATTCTGAATAAAATTAATAGAACGAAGGAGGCATACAAATTTTTGCAATTTTCTTATGACATTGTTGTTTCTCGTGCCCAAAAGATTAAAAATTTTGAATATCAAAATAAATTTTTGAATTTACCTAACAACAAGGAGATAATTGAAGAATGGAAAAAGATAGAGAAGCGAGGTTAA
- a CDS encoding GIY-YIG nuclease family protein yields the protein MNKYFVYIISSVSGDYYVGITQDLVERIKRHNTQRGSKFTKNKGPFSLVYYEEFSDLSSALNRERQIKSFSRRKKEELIIDFGKK from the coding sequence ATGAATAAGTATTTTGTTTACATAATAAGCAGTGTTTCTGGGGATTATTATGTTGGAATCACCCAGGACTTAGTGGAACGGATAAAAAGGCATAATACCCAGCGGGGAAGTAAATTTACCAAGAATAAAGGTCCTTTTTCACTGGTTTATTATGAGGAATTTTCTGATTTGAGTTCTGCGTTGAATCGGGAGAGACAGATAAAATCTTTTTCGCGACGGAAGAAAGAAGAACTTATCATTGATTTTGGGAAAAAATAA
- a CDS encoding DUF177 domain-containing protein — MVFDDLEEKELNLAEKKYFTSLKIVNARISITKKALGVSADFNVQFNVELTCARCLTSFTQDFNESLHLDYVAGKDPLLSSEKVELKSGDIDKVYYTGPDIDLSIGIREIIILAIPPAPLCNKECKGICPICGKNLNREKCNCKIIKSGLFTPKTKNA, encoded by the coding sequence TTGGTATTTGACGATTTAGAAGAGAAAGAATTAAATCTTGCCGAGAAAAAGTATTTTACCAGTCTGAAAATAGTAAATGCCAGGATAAGTATTACAAAAAAGGCACTCGGCGTGAGTGCAGACTTCAATGTTCAATTCAATGTTGAACTTACATGCGCAAGGTGTCTTACTTCCTTCACGCAGGATTTTAATGAGTCGTTGCACCTCGATTATGTTGCAGGGAAAGACCCACTTTTATCCTCGGAAAAAGTTGAATTAAAATCTGGCGACATAGATAAAGTATATTATACCGGACCCGATATTGATCTCAGCATTGGTATTAGAGAAATAATCATTCTTGCTATTCCCCCAGCGCCTTTATGCAATAAAGAGTGTAAAGGCATTTGCCCAATCTGTGGAAAAAATCTGAACAGAGAAAAATGCAATTGTAAAATTATAAAGTCTGGCCTGTTCACACCGAAAACAAAAAATGCTTAA
- the hslU gene encoding ATP-dependent protease ATPase subunit HslU: MEAKAIKKSPITEDYFTPEEIVARLDRYIIGQSEAKKAVAIALRNRWRRQRVKGKIKEEIYPNNIILIGPTGVGKTEIARRLADLANAPFVKVEASRYTEVGYVGRDVESMVRDLVEIAVNMVRQEKYRTVEEKARQYAEERILDIILPSPTRNDKNGISDQTREKIRALLRANKLDDRIVEIEVTRKATPLIEIFSQAGVEDFSIAIEEALGNKLPKKKKKKKMTVKEAMKYLQMEETDRLIDMDEVISEARERAEQTGIIFIDEIDKIAGGGITSGPDVSREGVQRDLLPIVEGSSVMTKYGMVKTDHILFIAAGAFHNKKPSDLIPELQGRFPIRVELSPLTKEDFCRILVEPDNSLIKQYIALFKTEGIELEFTDDAINAIAETAAKVNESTENIGARRLHTVMSKLLEELLFTAPNISMKSIKITGDYVHRKLAEIVKNVDVSRYIL; encoded by the coding sequence ATGGAAGCAAAAGCCATCAAAAAATCCCCAATAACTGAAGATTATTTTACTCCTGAAGAGATTGTTGCCCGGCTTGACCGTTATATCATTGGGCAATCGGAGGCAAAAAAGGCAGTCGCAATTGCTTTAAGGAACCGCTGGCGCCGTCAGAGAGTCAAAGGAAAAATTAAAGAAGAAATATACCCTAACAATATTATACTTATTGGACCAACCGGCGTTGGCAAAACTGAAATCGCAAGAAGGTTAGCAGATCTGGCAAATGCCCCTTTTGTTAAAGTTGAAGCCTCACGCTATACAGAAGTAGGTTATGTAGGAAGGGATGTTGAATCAATGGTTCGCGACCTTGTCGAAATTGCAGTGAACATGGTTCGTCAGGAAAAGTACCGCACAGTTGAAGAAAAGGCACGTCAGTATGCCGAAGAAAGAATACTTGATATAATCTTACCAAGCCCAACTCGGAATGATAAAAATGGAATCAGTGATCAAACCCGTGAAAAAATCAGGGCATTGCTAAGAGCCAATAAACTTGATGACCGGATTGTTGAAATAGAAGTAACACGGAAGGCAACACCACTTATTGAAATTTTCAGTCAGGCAGGTGTTGAAGATTTTAGTATTGCAATTGAAGAAGCACTGGGCAACAAATTGCCTAAAAAGAAAAAGAAGAAAAAAATGACAGTTAAAGAAGCCATGAAGTATCTTCAAATGGAAGAAACAGACCGGCTGATTGACATGGATGAAGTTATAAGTGAAGCGAGGGAACGTGCCGAACAAACTGGTATCATATTCATAGACGAAATTGACAAAATCGCAGGTGGTGGTATCACAAGTGGACCGGATGTATCCCGTGAGGGTGTTCAAAGGGACCTCTTACCCATTGTGGAAGGTTCAAGCGTAATGACAAAATACGGAATGGTAAAAACTGACCACATTCTATTCATTGCGGCTGGTGCATTTCATAATAAAAAGCCTTCGGACTTGATACCCGAGTTGCAGGGAAGATTTCCGATCAGAGTTGAACTCTCACCATTAACGAAAGAAGATTTTTGTAGAATTCTTGTGGAACCAGATAATTCTCTTATAAAACAATACATTGCCCTATTTAAAACCGAGGGTATTGAATTAGAGTTCACCGATGACGCCATCAATGCTATTGCGGAGACAGCCGCGAAGGTAAATGAATCTACCGAAAATATTGGCGCACGAAGACTACACACAGTGATGTCCAAATTGCTGGAAGAACTTTTATTCACCGCACCAAACATCAGTATGAAAAGTATAAAAATTACAGGTGATTATGTGCACAGGAAACTTGCTGAAATAGTGAAAAATGTTGACGTATCAAGGTATATTCTTTAG
- a CDS encoding asparagine synthetase B, translating into MPRLYLIILILSFYTQSFANKILIPMDLSQTEHLKAYGIAYHALQYGITVEWLLNYRGGSFLMDYSSIIEKECAFENVKLEIVAPSQVLEIYQMIQDNNMESILLEKAPKIAVYIPENFEPWDDAVTLALEYAKIPYEQIWDEDVLKGKLTKYDWLHLHHEDFTGQYGKFYAGYHNTEWYQEEVIKNETMAKKLGFKKVSQLKLAVALAIKDYINQGGFVFSMCSACDTWEIALAAQFTDICHNVFDGDPFDYNANNKLDFSQCLAFENFQVILDPLVYEHSTIDVSIEAAQRGPNTYFSLFDFSAKFDPVPCMLVQNHTSLVKEFLGQCSGFRRNTLKPSVLVLGEVIGTEEIKYIHGNFGKGTFTYLAGHDPEDYQHFVGDPPTDLRNYKNSPGYRLILNNVLFPAARKKELKT; encoded by the coding sequence ATGCCGAGATTATATTTAATTATTCTAATTTTATCGTTTTATACCCAATCATTCGCAAATAAAATTCTGATCCCTATGGATTTATCTCAAACCGAGCACCTAAAAGCTTACGGCATTGCCTACCACGCCCTTCAATATGGCATTACTGTGGAATGGTTGCTAAACTATCGAGGTGGTTCTTTTCTTATGGATTATAGTTCAATAATAGAAAAAGAATGCGCATTTGAAAACGTTAAATTGGAAATAGTTGCACCATCTCAAGTGTTAGAAATTTATCAAATGATACAGGACAATAATATGGAATCAATACTTCTGGAAAAGGCGCCGAAGATAGCAGTCTATATTCCTGAAAATTTTGAACCCTGGGATGATGCAGTAACCCTTGCCCTTGAATACGCTAAGATTCCTTACGAACAAATCTGGGATGAGGATGTATTAAAAGGAAAACTCACAAAATATGATTGGCTCCATTTACATCATGAAGATTTTACCGGGCAATATGGAAAATTTTATGCGGGATACCATAACACCGAGTGGTATCAAGAAGAAGTGATAAAAAATGAAACAATGGCAAAAAAACTGGGATTCAAAAAAGTATCCCAATTAAAACTTGCTGTCGCACTTGCGATAAAAGATTATATAAATCAAGGTGGTTTTGTATTTTCAATGTGTTCTGCTTGTGATACATGGGAGATAGCACTTGCCGCACAATTCACCGATATATGCCATAATGTTTTTGACGGTGACCCATTTGACTATAATGCTAATAATAAACTTGATTTTTCACAATGTCTCGCCTTTGAAAATTTTCAGGTCATCCTTGACCCACTTGTATATGAACACTCAACGATAGATGTTAGTATTGAAGCAGCCCAGCGAGGACCAAATACATATTTTTCATTATTTGATTTCAGTGCCAAGTTTGATCCTGTCCCTTGTATGCTCGTTCAAAATCATACTTCTCTCGTTAAAGAATTTTTAGGACAATGTTCGGGATTTAGAAGAAATACACTTAAACCATCAGTCCTCGTGCTCGGTGAAGTTATAGGAACAGAAGAAATTAAGTATATTCACGGAAATTTTGGTAAAGGAACATTTACTTATCTTGCTGGGCATGACCCTGAAGATTACCAGCATTTTGTGGGTGACCCCCCTACTGATCTGAGAAATTATAAAAATTCACCAGGATATCGTTTAATTCTCAACAATGTGCTCTTTCCTGCTGCGAGAAAAAAGGAGTTAAAAACATAA